The following proteins are co-located in the Aurantiacibacter atlanticus genome:
- a CDS encoding DMT family transporter: MSNAIPDHALLRPRVVIPFLLTGIIWGSTWWVITDQIDGIAPSWSVAIRFAVATPAMFLVARLMGKNLRIGSKGHWLALLIGITQFCGNFNFVYRSELHLTSGIVAVMFTMLIVFNAFLGWLLLGQRITRNFMIGTCVAMSGIALLLWHEAGLNPLGGSIPLGIVWALLGILSASIANVVQANDTGRALPMVSLLAWAMLYGTIADFALAYVTAGPLELPVRASFWFGIAWLALAGSVVTFPLHYTMVREIGAGRAAYNGIVTVIVAMLLSTIFENYRWNGLTVSGAILAVIGLVIALRARQLPSKQTA, translated from the coding sequence ATGAGCAATGCGATTCCCGATCATGCGCTGCTGCGGCCGCGCGTTGTTATCCCCTTCCTCCTGACTGGGATTATCTGGGGCTCGACATGGTGGGTGATCACCGACCAGATCGATGGCATCGCGCCAAGCTGGTCGGTCGCGATACGTTTTGCAGTGGCCACCCCTGCCATGTTTCTTGTTGCCCGCCTTATGGGCAAGAACCTGCGTATCGGCAGCAAGGGGCACTGGCTGGCGCTGCTGATCGGCATCACGCAGTTCTGCGGTAACTTCAATTTCGTCTATCGGTCCGAACTGCATCTGACATCCGGGATCGTGGCTGTCATGTTCACCATGCTGATCGTTTTCAATGCGTTTCTCGGTTGGCTGTTGTTGGGGCAGAGGATTACGCGCAACTTCATGATCGGCACATGTGTCGCGATGAGTGGTATTGCACTGCTCCTGTGGCATGAGGCGGGGCTTAATCCGCTGGGCGGTTCCATACCGCTAGGCATCGTCTGGGCCCTGCTCGGCATACTTTCGGCCAGCATTGCCAATGTCGTGCAGGCCAACGACACGGGGCGCGCATTGCCGATGGTCAGCCTGCTGGCATGGGCCATGCTGTACGGGACGATCGCCGATTTCGCACTGGCATATGTTACCGCCGGGCCGCTTGAACTGCCCGTGCGGGCCAGCTTCTGGTTTGGCATCGCCTGGCTGGCTCTGGCTGGATCGGTGGTGACCTTTCCGCTTCATTACACAATGGTGCGAGAGATCGGCGCGGGCCGCGCAGCCTATAACGGCATTGTCACCGTGATAGTCGCCATGCTCCTATCTACGATTTTCGAAAATTATCGCTGGAACGGTTTGACCGTCAGCGGGGCGATACTGGCGGTGATCGGACTGGTGATAGCATTGCGGGCGCGGCAGCTGCCGTCAAAGCAGACTGCGTAG
- a CDS encoding epimerase, which yields MAHLFIFGLGYTSRCIATAAKSQAWTISATGSSGDVNFADEAGMMAQIAHADYILSSVPPADGGDPVLSSYGAALSGKRIGYLSSTGIYGDTGGAWVDEAAPIGIGRRNLRADCDAEWLARGGQIFRLPGIYGPGRNPLERIRSGKAHRIDLPEQVFSRVHVSDIASGVLAAISQNAPAGAYNLGDDMPCSQNAVIEEGCRLIGQKLPPLQSLDEADLSEMARGFYAENRRVANGKAKRLLGWKPAFPTYREGLRSLL from the coding sequence ATGGCACATCTGTTCATTTTCGGGCTCGGCTATACGTCGCGCTGCATTGCAACTGCTGCTAAATCACAGGCCTGGACCATTAGCGCCACAGGTTCATCCGGCGATGTAAATTTTGCCGACGAGGCTGGCATGATGGCGCAGATTGCCCATGCAGATTATATACTGTCGAGCGTCCCGCCAGCCGATGGCGGTGATCCGGTGCTGTCATCTTATGGCGCGGCGCTGTCTGGCAAGCGCATTGGCTATCTCTCTTCAACCGGGATCTATGGCGACACAGGCGGGGCATGGGTTGATGAAGCTGCCCCTATCGGCATCGGAAGAAGGAATTTGCGGGCCGATTGCGATGCAGAATGGCTGGCGCGGGGAGGCCAGATATTTCGCCTTCCCGGCATCTACGGGCCGGGTCGCAATCCGCTTGAACGTATCCGCAGCGGCAAGGCACACCGGATCGATCTGCCGGAGCAGGTTTTCAGCCGCGTGCATGTCAGTGATATTGCCAGCGGTGTGCTGGCCGCAATCAGCCAGAACGCGCCAGCAGGGGCTTATAACCTTGGTGATGATATGCCGTGCAGCCAGAATGCGGTGATCGAGGAGGGGTGCCGCCTGATTGGCCAGAAATTGCCTCCGCTCCAATCGCTGGACGAGGCGGATCTTTCTGAAATGGCGCGCGGGTTTTATGCAGAGAACAGACGGGTGGCGAATGGCAAGGCAAAGCGCCTGCTCGGCTGGAAGCCCGCATTCCCCACTTATCGCGAAGGGCTACGCAGTCTGCTTTGA